Proteins encoded in a region of the Prunus persica cultivar Lovell chromosome G4, Prunus_persica_NCBIv2, whole genome shotgun sequence genome:
- the LOC109949022 gene encoding vinorine synthase-like, with protein MNVQVEVISKEIIKPSSPTPNPLRHYKLSFLDQLTPSSYTSLVFFYEFDGETQPAINEVSKHLKKSLAKVLTLFYPLAGRVKIDDHFVDCNDEGIAYLEAQVTNCRLCDFLNNPLPDELNKFIPFAQDEHIANEIALGVQLNMFEGGFAIGLCTSHKLADFLCMLMFTKTWAAIARDEVEIQRPQFVSATLFPPKGITGYNWGAGIAAKKVTKRFVFDASTIEDLRAKYTGLQNNEKQPSPVEALSAFMWRRFVGATKDDHADENKLHSLIHSVDLRPLIDPPLSPYSFGNIYGNSLTAPFLSSGDDDDGDQESSYGMVRRVREAISKIDKDFVKRLQHGDEQLSLIGRLAPSASKGEVVTSYHSSLCQFPLYDNDFGWGRPIWVSLPPLPVKDIIVFLDTKEPGGVEAYVSLAKEVMTKFESDTFLRRRVGTGRVGSASSCLIHQPVRFNQVVTFHTRNRASVIKKPTRTKLMKLGSGSICSVCF; from the coding sequence ATGAACGTTCAAGTGGAAGTTATCTCCAAGGAGATCATCAAACCCTCTTctccaaccccaaaccctCTTCGCCATTACAAATTATCTTTTCTTGATCAACTCACTCCCTCCTCGTATACCTCTTTGGTGTTTTTCTATGAATTTGATGGCGAGACCCAACCCGCTATTAATGAAGTATCAAAGCACCTTAAGAAGTCCTTAGCCAAGGTCTTAACCCTTTTCTACCCGCTAGCCGGACGAGTGAAAATCGACGATCATTTTGTGGACTGCAATGATGAGGGAATTGCCTACCTCGAGGCTCAAGTAACCAACTGCCGGCTTTGTGATTTTCTCAACAATCCGCTCCCTGATGAACTCAATAAATTTATCCCATTTGCGCAAGATGAGCATATTGCAAATGAAATTGCCCTCGGTGTCCAGCTCAATATGTTTGAAGGAGGCTTTGCCATTGGTCTATGCACTTCCCACAAGCTTGCTGATTTTCTATGCATGCTCATGTTCACCAAAACTTGGGCTGCCATTGCCCGTGATGAAGTCGAAATACAGCGTCCCCAATTTGTTTCCGCCACACTCTTCCCTCCCAAGGGGATCACCGGCTATAATTGGGGCGCTGGTATCGCGGCAAAGAAAGTAACAAAGAGGTTTGTGTTCGATGCCTCCACAATAGAGGATCTCAGAGCAAAATATACAGGCTTGCAAAACAATGAGAAACAACCGTCGCCTGTCGAGGCCTTATCGGCTTTCATGTGGAGGCGATTTGTGGGAGCTACCAAGGATGATCATGCTGATGAGAATAAGTTGCACAGCCTGATCCACTCTGTGGACTTGCGTCCACTGATTGATCCACCGTTGTCTCCATATTCTTTTGGCAATATTTATGGTAATTCCTTGACTGCTCCCTTCTTAAGTAGtggggatgatgatgatggtgatcaAGAATCTTCTTATGGCATGGTAAGGCGGGTACGAGAAGCAATAAGCAAGATTGACAAGGACTTCGTGAAAAGACTACAACATGGTGATGAGCAGCTGAGTTTGATTGGCCGGCTTGCTCCAAGTGCTAGCAAAGGGGAGGTGGTTACTTCTTACCACAGTAGTTTGTGCCAATTTCCTCTctatgataatgattttggttggGGAAGACCTATATGGGTGAGCTTACCACCACTGCCCGTGAAGGACATAATAGTTTTCCTCGACACCAAGGAGCCTGGTGGAGTAGAGGCATACGTTAGCCTTGCCAAGGAAGTCATGACTAAATTTGAAAGTGACACCTTCCTCCGACGAAGGGTGGGTACGGGTCGGGTCGGTTCTGCAAGTTCGTGCTTAATTCATCAACCAGTCCGATTCAATCAGGTTGTAACATTTCACACTCGAAATCGAGCAAGTGTTATTAAAAAACCAACCCGAACCAAACTAATGAAGCTCGGGTCAGGTTCAATTTGTTCGGTTTGCTTCTGA